Proteins co-encoded in one Montipora capricornis isolate CH-2021 chromosome 12, ASM3666992v2, whole genome shotgun sequence genomic window:
- the LOC138025404 gene encoding keratin-associated protein 5-4-like: MENLVAFALLLASIFVVECSGACGNQSCIGGECTNLNKCSDLCISEGCNLECTSSVRECNQDCLSGGCIAKSDSEITWQACHNTGCSIACSSSSKQCKQICSRAGCNSTCDAEKCQQDCSIRGGCNMTCLSSAKECIQDCTGGGCHLECNSSVGKCTQDCTAGGCIANINSEMFDQDCPWGGCSISCSSSSKQCNQSCSRGRCNARCDAEKCQQDCSAGGCNMTCLSSGKECIQDCPGGGCEMSCPSNVDQCTQGCPDGRCIFRCSAKKCTLNCLGSSCKISAGITVHACLCLLVFWVFGFVGGCCSLLRQFQWILN, from the coding sequence ATGGAAAATCTTGTAGCATTCGCCCTTTTATTAGCAAGCATATTTGTCGTTGAATGTTCAGGAGCTTGTGGTAACCAATCCTGTATTGGTGGAGAATGTACCAATCTAAATAAATGCAGTGACCTTTGCATTTCGGAAGGGTGCAATTTGGAATGTACCTCATCTGTAAGGGAGTGCAACCAAGATTGCCTCTCAGGAGGCTGCATCGCCAAAAGTGATTCCGAGATAACCTGGCAGGCTTGCCACAACACAGGATGCAGTATTGCTTGTTCGTCGAGTTCAAAACAGTGCAAACAAATTTGCTCACGAGCTGGGTGCAATTCAACATGTGATGCCGAGAAATGCCAGCAGGATTGCAGCATACGAGGAGGGTGCAACATGACATGCTTATCAAGTGCAAAGGAATGCATCCAAGATTGTACTGGAGGAGGGTGCCATTTGGAATGTAACTCATCTGTGGGGAAGTGTACCCAAGATTGCACCGCGGGAGGCTGCATCGCCAATATCAATTCCGAGATGTTCGACCAGGATTGCCCCTGGGGAGGATGCAGTATTTCATGTTCGTCGAGTTCAAAACAGTGCAATCAAAGTTGCTCAAGAGGCAGGTGCAATGCAAGATGTGATGCTGAGAAATGCCAGCAGGATTGTTCAGCGGGAGGGTGCAACATGACATGCTTATCCAGTGGAAAGGAATGCATCCAAGATTGTCCTGGAGGAGGGTGCGAGATGTCCTGCCCATCAAATGTAGACCAATGCACTCAAGGTTGCCCTGATGGAAGGTGCATCTTTCGATGTTCCGCCAAAAAGTGCACGTTAAATTGTCTGGGAAGCTCGTGCAAAATATCAGCTGGCATTACCGTGCATGCTTGCCTTTGTCTCCTAGTATTCTGGGTCTTTGGTTTTGTGGGGGGTTGCTGTAGCCTTCTAAGACAATTCCAGTGGATACTAAATTAA